One window of Oryza brachyantha chromosome 12, ObraRS2, whole genome shotgun sequence genomic DNA carries:
- the LOC102713422 gene encoding putative F-box protein At3g52320, which produces MAKRCADMALSSRPRKTMRININSCRLRSMLPYIPDNVMFNIMLRLPSRSLIRFKCVCKAWYAMISSQFFVHAHLEQSKLKPSSVLMAPGFYKKQRNDTGYMESPCALQWLTLCI; this is translated from the exons ATGGCGAAAAGGTGCGCAGACATGGCACTATCTTCCCGTCCGCGGAAGACAATGCGGATTAATATCAATTCTTGTAGATTGAGGTCCATGCTTCCTTACATCCCGGATAATGTGATGTTCAACATTATGCTACGACTGCCATCTAGGTCTCTTATCCGGTTTAAGTGCGTCTGCAAGGCTTGGTACGCCATGATATCAAGCCAATTTTTCGTCCATGCTCACCTGGAACAGTCGAAGCTAAAGCCATCATCGGTGCTCATGGCCCCTGGCTTTTATAAGAAGCAGAGAAATG ATACTGGATACATGGAGTCGCCCTGTGCATTGCAATGGCTTACTCTTTGTATCTGA